The Antedon mediterranea chromosome 7, ecAntMedi1.1, whole genome shotgun sequence genome has a segment encoding these proteins:
- the LOC140054373 gene encoding uncharacterized protein isoform X2 produces the protein MVQKATILPKKCIICKLQDKLVTIQGKRGHDKLRKALTDDAGMLRKAAEMREDESILKDIRGKSCACIEVRYHDQCYKNYTKIVVNSRKRHDSGKELESVFLTYKQSYKVFCRDVIDKRLQYGQEILRLAKLQKLFMKSIEKNRKSLLVNYKIRRVEEEAQDGLS, from the exons ATGGTTCAAAAAGCCACAATTTTGCCAAAGAAATGTATCATTTGTAAATTGCAAGACAAATTAGTGACGATCCAAGGCAAAAGAGGTCATGATAAATTAAGAAAGGCTTTAACAGATGATGCAG GAATGTTGCGAAAAGCTGCAGAAATGAGAGAGGACGAAAGTATTTTAAAAGACATTCGAGGCAAAAGCTGTGCTTGTATTGAAGTGCGATATCATGACCAATGTTACAAAAACTACACCAAAATAGTTGTTAATTCACGTAAACGACATGATTCTGGAAA ggaattggaaagtgtttttttaacatataaGCAAAGCTATAAGGTATTTTGCAGAGATGTAATTGATAAACGGTTACAGTATGGACAGGAGATACTAAGACTCGCAAAACTCCAAAAGCTTTTCATgaaatcaattgaaaaaaacagaaaaagttTACTTGTCAACTATAAG ATCAGACGTGTTGAAGAAGAAGCTCAGGATGGATTATCCTAA
- the LOC140054373 gene encoding uncharacterized protein isoform X1, which yields MDYPNLIFHSPTRRNESVLVYFSNVSPGFVADPFLSSGKSTTETDESSKYDIDIPTTSTTHEISTDGDNRDKLRTLYFAGTIVNNAIKSNKGMQSEWPPRAADINDVDISEIVPYELFNLIAKCVGAAEDTIQTSFSDVTEETRTKILSICQDILYLAWKGRRQTPKSLALGLTVRV from the exons ATGGATTATCCTAACCTAATTTTTCATTCACCCACAAGAAG AAATGAATCAGTTCTGGTGTACTTTAGCAATGTATCCCCAGGATTTGTGGCTGATCCATTTTTGTCATCAGGAAAAAGTACAACGGAGACAGATGAATCATCAAAGTATGACATAGATATTCCAACTACTTCTACAACACACGAAATCTCCACTGATGGTGACAATAGAGACAAACTAAGGACTCTATATTTTGCAG GTACGATAGTAAATAATGCCATCAAATCAAACAAAGGTATGCAGAGTGAATGGCCTCCAAGAGCAGCGGACATTAATGATGTTGACATATCTGAAATTGTGCCATATGAGTTGTTTAATCTAATCGCAAAGTGTGTTGGTGCTGCAGAAGATACTATACAAACCTCATTTTCAGATGTTACTGAAGAAACTCGAACGaaaattttatcgatatgcCAGGACATCCTGTACCTTGCTTGGAAAGGAAGAAGGCAGACTCCAAAGTCACTTGCTCTAGGATTAACTGTTCGAGTGTGA